The Emys orbicularis isolate rEmyOrb1 chromosome 21, rEmyOrb1.hap1, whole genome shotgun sequence genome has a segment encoding these proteins:
- the KCNJ14 gene encoding LOW QUALITY PROTEIN: ATP-sensitive inward rectifier potassium channel 14 (The sequence of the model RefSeq protein was modified relative to this genomic sequence to represent the inferred CDS: deleted 1 base in 1 codon) yields MGPEPLRDEEEEDGAPPRHSRFVKKDGHCNVEFVNLGEKSQRYLGDLFTTCVDARWRWLALLFSLAFVLSWLLFGLAFWLVAALHGDLGPAPAPRPPCFTQVTGLLGAFLLSLETQTSIGYGSRSVTEECPAAVLAVVLQCVAGCLLDAFLLGAVMAKMAKPKKRNQTLLFSRCAVVALRDGKLCLMWRVANLRHSHLVEAHVRAQLLQPRVTPEGEFLPLDQRDVDVGFDSGSDRLFLVSPLTVVHEIDDASPFYGLGPAQLARADFELVAILEGMVEATAMTTQCRTSYLPGELRWGHRFAPVLARCRRGRYRVDFRHFHRTYPVPGTPRCSARELGQQRPSPSPPSAPRASFCYVNELALREQEEEEEEDGATGGHGATET; encoded by the exons atggggccggagccgctgcgggacgaggaggaggaggacggggcc cccccccgccacagccGCTTCGTGAAGAAGGACGGGCACTGCAACGTGGAGTTCGTCAACCTGGGCGAGAAAAGCCAGCGGTACCTGGGCGACCTGTTCACCACCTGCGTGGACGCCCGCTGGCGCTGGCTGGCCCTGCTCTTCTCGCTGGCCTTCGTCCTCTCCTGGCTGCTCTTCGGCCTGGCCTTCTGGCTGGTGGCCGCCCTGCACGGCGACCTGGGCCCCGCGCCCGCCCCGCGCCCGCCCTGCTTCACCCAGGTCACCGGCCTGCTGGGCGCCTTCCTGCTCTCGCTGGAGACCCAGACCTCCATCGGCTACGGCTCGCGCAGCGTGACCGAGGAGTGCCCGGCCGCCGTGCTGGCCGTGGTGCTGCAGTGCGTGGCCGGCTGCCTGCTGGACGCCTTCCTGCTGGGGGCCGTCATGGCCAAGATGGCCAAGCCCAAGAAGCGCAATCAGACGCTGCTCTTCAGCCGCTGCGCCGTGGTGGCCCTGCGGGACGGCAAGCTCTGCCTCATGTGGCGCGTGGCCAACCTGCGCCACAGCCACCTGGTGGAGGCCCACGTCCgcgcccagctgctgcag CCCCGCGTGACCCCCGAGGGTGAGTTCCTGCCCCTGGACCAGCGGGACGTGGACGTGGGATTCGACAGCGGCTCCGACCGCCTCTTCCTGGTCTCACCCCTCACCGTGGTGCACGAGATCGACGACGCCAGCCCCTTCTATGGGCTGGGGCCGGCCCAGCTGGCCCGGGCCGACTTCGAGCTGGTGGCCATCCTGGAAGGCATGGTGGAGGCCACGGCCATGACCACGCAGTGCCGCACCTCCTACCTGCCGGGCGAGCTGCGCTGGGGCCACCGCTTCGCCCCCGTCCTGGCCCGCTGCCGCCGCGGGCGCTACCGGGTCGACTTCCGCCACTTCCACCGCACCTACCCAGTGCCCGGCACCCCCCGCTGCAGCGCCCGGGAGCTGGGCCAGcagcgccccagccccagcccgcccaGCGCCCCACGCGCCTCCTTCTGCTACGTTAACGAGCTGGCCCTGCgcgagcaggaggaggaggaggaggaggatggggccaCAGGCGGCCACGGGGCCACGGAGACATGA